A stretch of Aspergillus nidulans FGSC A4 chromosome VI DNA encodes these proteins:
- a CDS encoding uncharacterized protein (transcript_id=CADANIAT00010134), translated as MEVDISPQGGARPATPRLGENSDPPSGPTTPTPLPWNSLKRRALFSLQKTPNAAPAAIPYIPQALLICDQLKQSNKTDYYIFLCLPASSSLQAIRPHGIQVTLAGKVLDMITQNRERLSYCQRRQQA; from the exons atggaggtggatatctccccccAAGGCGGAGCCCGCCCGGCGACTCCGcgcctgggtgaaaactctgaccccccctcaggacctaccaccccgactCCCCTACCCtggaactccctgaagagaagggccttattttcactgcagaagactcccaatgcagctcctgctgctaTACCTTATATACCACAAGCCCTATTAATCTGTGatcag ctgaagcagtcaaatAAGACTGACTActacatcttcctctgcctcccagcctcctccagcctccaggcTATtagaccacatggcatccaggtcacccttgctgggaaggttctGGACATGATCACACAG AACAGGGAAAGGCTTTCCTACTGTCAGAGAAGACAGCAAGCCTAG
- a CDS encoding mitochondrial 54S ribosomal protein YmL37 (transcript_id=CADANIAT00010135) — protein sequence MKMICQRCRSSILTRLQPQTFTTPLSISQRVQFRSYSDGRPTVSATPPPPKPRQPIGDDITIPSAISSATPGVSQPLSTPEGVHIDVNPTKATKPVERPPSSCPAGTPLAGLNYFKNKPEVVALEDSEYPDWLWSLLDSTNKEAKKGGVDPSTLNKKQRKRYEKKMAARAATLPVQIPLHHQATDITPAHYNRNGEPSEDLLQKAAESQEKRSEITKSAREARRKAIREANFLSGL from the exons ATGAAAATGATTTGTCAACGCTGCCGGTCGAGCATCCTGACCCGACTCCAGCCCCAGACTTTCACAACCCCGTTGAGCATCAGTCAACGAGTCCAGTTTCGCAGCTACAGCGATGGAAGGCCTACGGTATCGGCTacacctccacctccaaagCCCCGACAGCCTATTGGCGACGACATTACCATCCCGtccgcaatctcctcagCAACCCCTGGCGTCTCGCAGCCCTTGAGCACCCCGGAGGGCGTCCATATTGATGTGAACCCCACAAAAGCTACCAAGCCAGTCGAGCGTCCCCCAAGCTCCTGCCCTGCCGGAACGCCTCTAGCAGGCCTCAACTACTTCAAGAACAAACCAGAGGTTGTGGCTCTGGAGGACTCCGAGTACCCCGATTGGTTGTGGTCATTGCTGGATAGCACCAACAAGGAAGCCAAGAAGGGCGGCGTGGATCCAAGCA CTCTTAACAAGAAGCAGCGCAAGCGTtatgagaagaagatggccgctCGTGCCGCAACATTACCGGTTCAGATTCCCCTTCACCATCAGGCCACGGATATTACGCCGGCCCACTACAACCGTAATGGAGAGCCCTCAGAAGATTTGCTGCAGAAGGCGGCGGAAAGTCAGGAGAAGCGGTCTGAGATTACGAAGAGTGCTAGGGAGGCGCGGAGGAAGGCCATTAGAGAAGCCAACTTCTTGAGCGGCCTTtga
- a CDS encoding glutathione S-transferase family protein (transcript_id=CADANIAT00010136): MAKQVPVHFFDILSTLPGPCKAWSPNTYKTRLILNYKGIPYTQTYVSYPDIAPLLKGLSVPPHPKGTAPFDYTLPAICHPSVKSTPSGAMNDSLPIARHLEEHFPERPIFPSGDASYALAVAINKLMGRVGFAAYRLVIVPIADILDPRGKEYYHRTRSEKWGMPFEEIRPTDEKQCQEMLETAKTEKATIVQMLKGKTGKTGPFFEGEKAGYADFLVMAFLVWFKTADEKVWKALVELGDGEVKALWDACYQWVEGQGENKDWKIDQ, translated from the exons ATGGCAAAACAAGTCCCAGTGCACTTTTTTGACATCTTGTCAACCCTTCCCG GACCGTGCAAAGCATGGTCGCCCAACACATACAAGACGCGCCTCATCTTGAACTACAAGGGTATCCCATACACGCAGACCTATGTTTCTTATCCAGATATCGCGCCCCTGCTTAAAGGGCTATCTGTTCCGCCTCACCCGAAGGGAACTGCGCCTTTCGACTACACTCTTCCCGCCATCTGCCATCCCTCCGTGAAGTCTACACCGTCAGGAGCCATGAACGACTCTCTCCCTATCGCTCGTCACCTGGAAGAGCACTTCCCGGAGCGACCCATCTTCCCGTCAGGTGACGCCAGCTATGCCCTGGCGGTTGCGATAAACAAACTCATGGGCCGTGTTGGCTTTGCGGCGTATAGGCTCGTGATTGTCCCTATCGCGGACATCCTCGACCCGCGTGGGAAAGAGTACTATCACCGAACGCGCTCGGAGAAGTGGGGTATGCCTTTTGAGGAGATTCGCCCAACGGATGAGAAGCAGTGTCAGGAGATGTTAGAGACggcgaagacggagaaggcGACCATAGTGCAGATGCTCAAAGGCAAGACAGGAAAGACGGGTCCCTTTTTTGAGGGCGAAAAAGCTGGATATGCTGATTTTCTAGTGATGGCATTTCTGGTCTGGTTCAAGACTGCGGATGAGAAGGTCTGGAAGGCGCTAGTCGAGTTGGGAGATGGCGAGGTCAAGGCCCTCTGGGACGCCTGTTATCAATGGGTGGAAGGACAAGGTGAGAATAAGGACTGGAAGATTGATCAGTAG
- a CDS encoding putative phosphoinositide-specific phospholipase C (transcript_id=CADANIAT00010137), with protein sequence MAAVSEITERTGQIAIDPSSQAPATKPITGFSGPFKTRLDQIYQSLTTESSNFSRDIQRDDQDPKDNNPLSSLAAFHAYMASPSASALRPAGPPDDSAPITDYFISSSHNTYLTGNQLYSDAAAKAYTDVLLGGCRCVEIDPKVLHGHTLTKGTTFREVCYAIRDSAFIVSDLPVIVSLEVHASLEQQETMVEIMEDAFDGMLIQVTPEMEAMETPPPLRDLKRKILVKVKWVSPSAENAEDVDDRTDDLEQLAPTKSAGASSQSASQAAQKPSKILHSLSRHAIFTKGFSFKQFSQPEAKVPGHVFSLSERAARQADEKYGKELFEHNRKYFMRVYPYGLRVNSSNLDPTFFWRRGAQIVALNWQNSDKGMMLNQGMFAGEQGWILKPQGYRSTEPESAPIPRRTVDLSIEVLAGQDLTLPPGDKNEKGFRPYVACYVHVETPEDAANPGLKGDDSTDSEKTSYKRVTKAGEGVNPDFGSQILQFPTLPGVVEELTFVRFKVKDDEIGFDSLASWACIRLTRLQEGYRVLRLYKCDGSDSGGFLLVRITKNIS encoded by the exons ATGGCCGCTGTCAGCGAGATAACCGAGCGAACGGGTCAAATTGCCATAGATCCTTCGTCCCAGGCTCCGGCAACGAAGCCTATTACGGGATTCTCGGGCCCCTTCAAGACTCGACTGGACCAGATATACCAATCATTGACTACGGAAAGCTCGAATTTCAGTAGGGACATCCAACGCGATGATCAAGACCCGAAGGACAACAACCCACTCAGCTCTCTAGCGGCGTTTCACGCCTACATGGCTAGTCCTTCCGCATCTGCGTTACGTCCTGCCGGCCCGCCAGATGACTCTGCACCGATTACAGATTATTTTATCTCCTCGAGCCATAACACATACTTGACAGGGAATCAACTGTACAGTGATGCGGCGGCGAAAGCTTATACCGAT GTACTTCTAGGTGGATGCAGATGTGTTGAAATTGAC CCCAAGGTGCTCCATGGCCACACGCTTACGAAGGGAACTACATTCCGAGAAGTGTGTTACGCGATCCGCGATAGTGCGTTCATCGTCAGCGACCTGCCTGTTATTGTGAGTCTGGAAGTACATGCGTCACTCGAGCAGCAAGAGACCATGGTGGAGATCATGGAGGATGCTTTTGATGGGATGCTCATTCAAGTCACACCGGAGATGGAGGCCATGGAGACGCCACCACCGCTTAGGGATTTGAAACGAAAGATCTTGGTAAAGGTCAAATGGGTCTCGCCCTCGGCTGAAAACGCCGAGGATGTAGATGACCGTACAGACgacctggagcagctggcccCAACCAAATCAGCCGGTGCATCATCCCAGTCCGCCTCACAAGCAGCCCAGAAACCGTCGAAGATCCTCCATTCTCTTAGCAGACATGCGATCTTCACCAAGGGCTTTAGTTTCAAGCAGTTCAGCCAACCCG AGGCCAAAGTTCCCGGCCACGTGTTCTCTCTCTCCGAGCGAGCTGCCCGCCAAGCCGACGAGAAATACGGCAAGGAGCTATTTGAGCACAACCGCAAGTATTTTATGCGCGTTTATCCCTATGGTCTCCGCGTTAACTCCTCCAATCTCGATCCTACCTTCTTCTGGCGCCGCGGTGCCCAAATCGTAGCCCTGAACTGGCAGAACTCCGACAAAGGCATGATGCTAAACCAGGGAATGTTTGCAGGCGAACAGGGTTGGATCCTCAAACCCCAGGGCTATCGAAGCACGGAACCAGAGTCTGCGCCTATTCCTCGTCGGACTGTCGACCTCTCAATTGAGGTTCTAGCAGGTCAGGACCTCACACTACCACCGGGAgacaagaacgagaaggGATTCCGCCCTTATGTGGCTTGTTATGTGCATGTGGAGACACCGGAGGATGCGGCGAACCCTGGGCTCAAGGGCGATGACAGCACGGATTCTGAGAAGACGAGCTACAAGCGCGTCACTAAGGCCGGGGAGGGCGTCAACCCGGATTTCGGATCACAGATTCTGCAGTTCCCGACGCTGCCTGGTGTAGTGGAAGAGCTGACGTTTGTCAG ATTCAAGGTTAAGGATGACGAAATCGGATTCGACTCGTTGGCTTCATGGGCCTGCATTAGACTGACCCGTTTGCAGGAGGGATACCGTGTACTCCGTCTGTATAAGTGTGATGGATCTGACTCAGGTGGTTTCCTCCTTGTCCGGATCACAAAGAACATCTCATGA
- the dapB gene encoding protein ste13 (transcript_id=CADANIAT00010138): protein MRSSEDREDSELLPANRPRSPSRSSYDSDDSGLSVDSILEEQKYNAATNETLGLPQEMRYHDEEGGEAGSNEALHTKASSSRSRRLLWLVVLLCCGGWVVAFVLFITQGRADYRTATDELQSDNSGSFSDGTSSGKPLTLQQVLSGVFLPRGHAISWVAGPDGEDGLLIERGEDDEAGYLRINDIRQDGKVNRVLMQKPTVGVDGRTIKPSATRPSPDLKKVLIISNQEKNWRHSFTASYWIFDVETQTAEPLDPNNIDGRVQLALWSPKSDAIAFVRDNNLYLRKLSSERVVPITKDGGEQLFYGVPDWVYEEEVFSGNSVTWWSEDGSQIAFIRTNESAVPEFPVQYFLSRPSGKKPQPGLENYPEVREIKYPKAGAPNPFVNLQFYDVEQGEVFSVDTPDDFDDDDRLIIEVIWAAKGKVLVRTTNRESDILKVFLVDTESRESKLIRIQDISELDGGWVEPTQSVRFIPADPDKGRPFDGYLDTVVHEGYDHLAYFTPLDNPEPIMLTSGEWEVVDAPTAVDLTRGLVYFIATKEAPTERHLYRVRLDGSDLTPLTDTSQPGYYSVSFSDGAGYALLSYQGPSIPWQSIISTEGEKTTTLRIIEDNTDLSKLVAQYALPTENYQNITIDGFTLQVVERRPPHFNPARKYPVLFHLYGGPGSQTVDRRFNVDFQSYVAASLGYIVVTVDGRGTGFIGRAARCIIRGNIGHYEAIDQIATAKNWAQKPYVDESRMAIWGWSYGGFMTLKTLEQDAGETFQYGMAVAPVTDWRFYDSVYTERYMHTPQHNPTGYDNTSISDMAALHNNVRFLVIHGASDDNVHIQNTLTLIDKLDLASVQNYDVHFYPDSDHSIFFHNAHTMVYERLASWLVNAFNGEWHRTANPVPDESMLRRLAKRVWPGFAH, encoded by the exons ATGAGGAGCTCTGAAGATCGCGAGGACTCGGAGTTGCTTCCGGCAAATCGTCCTCGTTCCCCGTCCAGAAGCTCTTATGACTCGGATGACTCTGGATTATCCGTCGATTCCATTCTCGAAGAACAAAAGTATAATGCCGCGACGAACGAGACATTGGGGCTTCCCCAAGAAATGAGATATCACGATGAGGAgggcggagaagctgggtcTAATGAAGCCCTTCATACGAAGGCTTCCAGCAGTCGTTCGCGACGGCTTCTCTGGTTGGTGGTCTTACTATGCTGTGGGGGCTGGGTAGTGGCATTTGTGTTGTTTATAACACAAGGGCGCGCGGATTATCGAACTGCGACAGACGAGCTGCAGTCGGATAACTCTGGCTCGTTCTCAGACGGTACAAGCTCGGGGAAACCTCTGACCTTACAACAAGTGCTTTCGGGAGTATTCTTGCCTCGAGGTCATGCGATCTCCTGGGTTGCTGGTCCTGATGGTGAAGATGGGCTGTTGATAGAAAggggagaggatgatgaagcGGGTTACCTGCGTATTAATGACATTCGCCAGGATGGCAAAGTCAACCGGGTACTAATGCAGAAACCTACCGTGGGAGTTGATGGGAGGACGATTAAGCCAAGTGCCACGCGGCCTAGTCCTGATCTGAAGAAAGTCTTGATTATATCCAATCaagagaagaactggaggcACTCCTTCACCGCGAGTTATTGGATTTTCGATGTAGAGACTCAGACTGCCGAACCTTTGGACCCCAACAACATTGATGGCCGAGTACAGCTTGCTCTTTGGTCTCCCAAATCTGACGCCATTGCCTTTGTTCGAGACAACAATTTGTACTTAAGGAAGCTTTCTTCCGAACGCGTTGTACCCATTACCAAGGACGGTGGGGAACAGCTATTCTACGGTGTTCCCGACTGGGTatatgaagaagaagtcttcTCGGGAAACAGTGTCACCTGGTGGTCTGAAGATGGTTCTCAAATCGCCTTCATCAGGACGAATGAGTCGGCGGTACCCGAATTTCCCGTTCAATATTTCCTATCTCGACCGTCAGGAAAGAAGCCACAGCCAGGGTTAGAGAACTATCCGGAAGTAAGAGAAATCAAGTATCCAAAGGCTGGCGCGCCCAATCCGTTCGTTAATCTGCAATTTTATGACGTCGAGCAAGGTGAAGTCTTCTCCGTTGATACGCCCGACgactttgatgatgacgatcGGCTTATCATTGAGGTGATATGGGCTGCTAAGGGCAAGGTCCTTGTCCGGACAACGAATAGAGAAAGCGACATTTTGAAAGTGTTCTTGGTTGACACTGAATCAAGAGAAAGCAAGCTTATCAGGATCCAAGATATTTCCGAGCTTGACGGTGGTTGGGTTGAGCCTACACAGTCCGTGAGGTTCATCCCTGCCGACCCAGATAAGGGCCGACCATTTGATGGATATCTTGACACTGTGGTTCATGAGGGATACGACCATCTGGCTTACTTTACCCCTCTCGATAATCCAGAGCCCATCATGCTCACTTCTGGCGAATGGGAAGTTGTGGACGCGCCTACTGCTGTAGACCTGACTCGTGGTCTGGTGTATTTCATCGCTACTAAAGAAGCGCCGACTGAACGCCATCTATACCGTGTCCGCTTAGATGGGTCTGATCTCACGCCGTTGACTGACACGTCTCAACCCGGCTATTACAGTGTCTCGTTCTCGGATGGTGCTGGATATGCATTGCTTAGTTACCAGGGTCCTTCCATTCCCTGGCAATCTATCATCAGCACCGAAGGTGAAAAGACAACAACACTCAGAATTATCGAGGACAACACAGATTTGTCAAAGTTGGTGGCTCAATACGCTTTACCAACAGAGAACTACCAGAACATCACCATTGATGGCTTCACGCTGCAAGTCGTCGAGCGACGTCCACCCCACTTTAACCCAGCGCGAAAGTACCCTGTTCTATTCCACCTATACGGAGGCCCAGGGTCTCAAACTGTGGACCGCCGTTTCAATGTAGATTTCCAGTCATATGTCGCAGCAAGTCTTGGCTACATTGTTGTCACCGTTGACGGGAGAGGCACCGGCTTCATCGGTCGAGCAGCACGCTGTATCATCCGTGGCAACATCGGGCACTACGAAGCCATTGATCAAATTGCCACGGCCAAAAATTGGGCACAAAAGCCGTACGTCGACGAGTCCCGAATGGCGATCTGGGGCTGGAGCTACGGCGGCTTTATGACGTTGAAGACTCTCGAACAAGACGCCGGCGAGACATTTCAGTACGGAATGGCTGTTGCGCCTGTCACAGACTGGCGGTTCTATG ATTCCGTCTACACAGAACGCTACATGCACACCCCGCAGCACAACCCAACAGGCTATGACAACACCAGCATATCGGACATGGCCGCCCTTCATAACAATGTCCGCTTCCTTGTCATCCACGGTGCCTCAGACGACAACGTCCATATCCAAAACACGCTCACCCTAATTGATAAGCTGGATCTCGCGAGCGTCCAGAACTATGATGTGCATTTCTACCCTGACTCCGACCATAGCATCTTCTTTCACAATGCCCATACTATGGTTTATGAAC GCCTTGCAAGCTGGCTTGTCAACGCGTTCAATGGCGAGTGGCATCGGACAGCAAACCCCGTTCCAGACGAGTCGATGTTGAGGCGGCTTGCGAAGAGGGTTTGGCCTGGTTTTGCGCATTGA